TTGATTTAGTTAAATCTTTAATTGGTGAGAAAAAAGTAGTGGCTTACGGTATGAAGGAAGAACAAGCGCGAGCTTTAGAAGCTATCAACCTTGCTCTTTCGGGGGAACGGGTAGTGGTGATCTCCGGCGGTGATGCTGGAGTTTATGGAATGAGCGGGGTGGTATTAGAGGCTTTAAGGGAGAAAAATATTTCCCCCCGGAAAATAAATTTAACAATTATTCCGGGTATTACTTCTGCTTTAAAAGCAGCAAGCTTGCTGGGATCACCTTTAAACCATGACTTTTGCTTGATAAGCTTATCAGACCTCTTAACTCCCTGGGAGGTAATCGAGAAGCGGCTCCGGCATGCAGCTTTAGGAGATTTTGCTATCGCCTTGTACAATCCCCAGAGTCACCGGAGGAAGAAGCTCAGGAGAGCCATTGAAATTTTGCTGGAGTATAAAAATCCAGCTACACCGGTTGGTATTGTCCGGGAGGCCGGAAGATTGGCAGAAGAAATCAAGTTAAAAACTTTAGCGGAAATTACCGAAGAGGATGCCGATATGCGCACGGTAATAATTATCGGTAATAGCCAGAGCTATTTTTATGAAAACTTTATTATTACACCCCGGGGGTATAAGTGGTGATTTTATTGCTGGGAGGCACCAGTGAAAGTAGTTTAATTGCCGATTTACTCGAAAGAAAAGGTTTACCTTTTATTTTATCGGTGGCATCAAATTTGGGCCTTATGCGGTTTAAAAAATATGAAAAAACTTTACATGCTGGAGTTCTGGATTTTCACGGTCTTCTGGATTTTGTTCAGAAAAATGGGATTAAGTTAATAATTGATGCTACCCATCCCTTTGCTAAAAATGCCAGTGAAAATGCTATCAGAGCGGCCCAGGTATTAAATATACCCTATATCAG
The sequence above is a segment of the Carboxydothermus pertinax genome. Coding sequences within it:
- the cobJ gene encoding precorrin-3B C(17)-methyltransferase, whose product is MVGIGPGGKEELTPLALSYLQQCTVIIGYKTYIDLVKSLIGEKKVVAYGMKEEQARALEAINLALSGERVVVISGGDAGVYGMSGVVLEALREKNISPRKINLTIIPGITSALKAASLLGSPLNHDFCLISLSDLLTPWEVIEKRLRHAALGDFAIALYNPQSHRRKKLRRAIEILLEYKNPATPVGIVREAGRLAEEIKLKTLAEITEEDADMRTVIIIGNSQSYFYENFIITPRGYKW